In one window of Acidovorax sp. HDW3 DNA:
- the coaE gene encoding dephospho-CoA kinase (Dephospho-CoA kinase (CoaE) performs the final step in coenzyme A biosynthesis.), giving the protein MLRLGLTGGIGSGKSTLARMWAARGAAWIDADANARALTAPGGGAIAAIRTQFGEALVDPSGALDRAAMRALVFAQPQARQQLEAIIHPLVGQATAAQAAQAAARGCRVAVFDIPLLVESGHWAQRLDAVAVVDCSAETQIQRTMARSSLERSAVQAIIDAQASRAQRRAAADIVIDNEAPSLAALEAQAEQIAIWLQL; this is encoded by the coding sequence ATGCTGCGCCTGGGGCTGACCGGAGGCATTGGCAGCGGCAAGAGCACGCTGGCACGCATGTGGGCGGCGCGCGGCGCTGCCTGGATCGACGCTGACGCCAACGCCCGTGCGCTCACGGCCCCCGGCGGCGGCGCCATTGCAGCTATTCGCACCCAATTTGGGGAGGCGCTGGTGGACCCCAGCGGCGCCCTCGACCGCGCCGCCATGCGCGCCCTGGTGTTTGCCCAGCCGCAGGCACGCCAGCAGCTCGAAGCCATCATCCACCCCTTGGTCGGGCAAGCGACGGCGGCGCAGGCCGCGCAAGCGGCCGCCCGGGGCTGCCGGGTGGCGGTGTTTGACATTCCGCTGCTGGTCGAATCCGGGCACTGGGCGCAGCGGCTCGATGCTGTGGCGGTGGTCGATTGCAGCGCCGAGACGCAAATCCAGCGCACCATGGCGCGCAGCAGCCTGGAGCGCAGCGCGGTGCAGGCCATCATCGACGCCCAGGCCAGCCGGGCGCAGCGCCGAGCGGCGGCGGACATCGTGATCGACAACGAAGCGCCCTCTTTGGCCGCATTGGAGGCGCAAGCCGAGCAGATCGCAATCTGGTTGCAGCTATGA
- a CDS encoding A24 family peptidase: MLLDPWLASTLAGIFGLLIGSFLNVVIHRLPKILEQQWAADYAHYAAEQGAAPAAATAPAISLSHPRSACPHCGHAIAWYENIPVLSYLFLGGRCAGCKARISLRYPLVELVTGALFAFCAWRWGITATGAAWCLFCALIVAMAGIDWDTTLLPDDLTLPLLWAGLLASALQWIEVPLFAAVMGAAAGYLSLWLVYWGFKLATGKEGMGYGDFKLFAALGVWFGWQALVPIILLSSVIGAIVGIAMKFSSGLREGGYIPFGPFLAGAGLTALIFGPQTMMQRFLALLGL; the protein is encoded by the coding sequence ATGTTGTTGGATCCGTGGCTGGCCAGTACCCTGGCCGGCATTTTTGGCCTGCTCATCGGCAGTTTCCTCAACGTCGTCATCCACCGCCTCCCCAAAATCCTGGAGCAGCAATGGGCGGCGGATTACGCCCATTACGCTGCCGAGCAAGGCGCGGCCCCCGCAGCAGCCACGGCGCCCGCCATCAGCCTGTCGCACCCACGCTCGGCCTGCCCGCATTGCGGCCATGCCATTGCCTGGTATGAAAACATTCCCGTTCTGAGCTACCTTTTCCTGGGCGGGCGCTGTGCCGGCTGCAAGGCCCGCATCAGCCTGCGCTACCCCCTGGTCGAGCTCGTCACGGGCGCGCTGTTTGCGTTTTGCGCCTGGCGCTGGGGAATTACCGCCACCGGCGCCGCCTGGTGCCTGTTTTGCGCCCTCATCGTCGCCATGGCAGGCATCGACTGGGACACCACTTTGCTGCCCGACGACCTGACGCTGCCCCTGCTCTGGGCTGGCCTGCTGGCCTCGGCCCTGCAGTGGATCGAGGTACCGCTGTTTGCCGCCGTCATGGGTGCCGCCGCAGGCTACCTGTCGCTGTGGCTGGTGTACTGGGGCTTCAAGCTCGCCACCGGCAAGGAGGGTATGGGGTACGGCGACTTCAAACTCTTTGCAGCGCTCGGCGTCTGGTTTGGCTGGCAGGCGCTGGTGCCCATCATCTTGCTGTCCTCGGTCATTGGCGCCATCGTCGGCATCGCCATGAAATTCTCCAGCGGGCTGCGCGAGGGTGGCTACATCCCGTTTGGCCCTTTCCTCGCCGGTGCCGGCCTGACCGCACTGATCTTTGGCCCCCAAACCATGATGCAGCGGTTCCTGGCCCTGCTCGGACTCTAG
- a CDS encoding type II secretion system F family protein: MATAASRDIKEFVFEWEGKDRHGKTVRGEVRAVGENQVQATLRRQGVLPTKIKKRRMRAGKKIKPKDIALFTRQMATMMKAGVPLLQAFDIVGRGNANPSVTKLLNDIRADVETGTSLSAAFRKYPLYFDSLYCNLVEAGEAAGILETLLDRLAAYMEKTEAIKGKIKSALMYPISVVIVAFVVVTVIMIFVIPAFKEVFTSFGAELPAPTLFVMGMSEIFVQWWWLIFGVIGGGFYFFMQAWRRSEKMQMAMDRWLLKMPVFGDLINKAAIARWTRTLSTMFAAGVPLVEALDSVAGAAGNSVYAVATEKIQQEVSTGTSLTAAMGNANVFPTMVIQMCAIGEESGSIDHMLGKAADFYEEEVDDMVAGLSSLMEPIIIVFLGGLIGGIVVSMYLPIFKLGQVV; encoded by the coding sequence ATGGCCACCGCAGCATCCAGGGACATCAAAGAATTCGTCTTCGAATGGGAAGGCAAGGATCGCCACGGCAAAACCGTGCGTGGCGAAGTGCGTGCCGTGGGCGAAAACCAGGTGCAAGCCACCTTGCGCCGCCAGGGTGTGCTGCCCACCAAGATCAAAAAGCGCCGGATGCGCGCGGGCAAGAAGATCAAGCCCAAGGACATCGCCCTGTTCACGCGCCAGATGGCGACCATGATGAAGGCCGGCGTGCCACTGCTGCAGGCGTTCGACATCGTCGGGCGTGGCAACGCCAACCCCAGCGTGACCAAGCTGCTCAACGATATCCGCGCCGATGTCGAAACCGGGACTTCACTCAGCGCCGCATTTCGTAAATACCCCCTGTATTTTGATAGCCTGTACTGCAACCTGGTCGAAGCGGGCGAAGCTGCAGGTATTCTTGAAACACTGCTCGATCGCCTTGCCGCCTACATGGAAAAAACCGAGGCCATTAAAGGCAAGATTAAATCTGCCTTGATGTACCCAATCTCCGTGGTGATTGTGGCTTTTGTTGTCGTGACCGTAATCATGATTTTCGTGATCCCAGCCTTCAAAGAAGTTTTCACCTCTTTTGGCGCCGAACTCCCCGCCCCAACTTTGTTTGTGATGGGTATGAGTGAGATTTTCGTGCAATGGTGGTGGTTAATTTTTGGCGTTATTGGCGGCGGCTTCTATTTCTTCATGCAAGCCTGGAGGCGCAGCGAAAAAATGCAAATGGCCATGGATCGTTGGCTGCTGAAAATGCCGGTGTTCGGCGACTTGATCAACAAAGCCGCCATTGCCCGCTGGACACGCACCCTCTCCACCATGTTTGCCGCCGGCGTCCCCTTGGTCGAAGCGCTGGACTCGGTCGCTGGCGCTGCTGGCAACTCCGTCTATGCCGTCGCCACCGAAAAAATCCAGCAGGAAGTCTCTACCGGCACCAGTTTGACGGCTGCCATGGGCAATGCAAACGTATTTCCCACCATGGTCATTCAAATGTGCGCTATTGGTGAAGAATCGGGCTCCATTGACCACATGCTGGGCAAGGCTGCTGATTTTTACGAGGAAGAAGTGGACGATATGGTGGCAGGGCTCTCTAGCCTGATGGAGCCTATCATCATCGTTTTCCTGGGTGGTTTGATTGGCGGCATCGTCGTCTCCATGTACCTTCCTATTTTCAAGCTCGGTCAGGTGGTTTGA
- the pilB gene encoding type IV-A pilus assembly ATPase PilB — MAAVDTAPKQAPAIALPGLGRALMSAGKLTQQAAEDIYKKSQLSKTSFIAELTGSGAVSASDLAYTVATMFGAPLLDLAAIDPLRLPKELLDAKLCQSYRVLPLAKRNNRLIVATADPTDQEAAEKIKFTTQMGVDWVIAEYDKLTKLIEATTKSVSESMDTLTAGGDFEFGDIPVEEAQESNEAEAAGDVEDAPVVKFLHKMLLDAFNMRASDLHFEPYEHNYRVRFRIDGELREIASPPIAIKDKLASRIKVISRLDISEKRIPQDGRMKLKVGPDRVIDFRVSTLPTLFGEKIVIRILDPSSAKLGIDALGYEPQEKERLLAAINRPYGMVLVTGPTGSGKTVSLYTCLNLLNKPGVNIATAEDPSEINMPGVNQVNVNEKAGLTFAAALKSFLRQDPDIIMVGEIRDLETADIAIKAAQTGHLVLSTLHTNDAPTTLTRMRNMGIAPFNIASSVILITAQRLARRLCAQCKAPADIPHEALLEAGYSDAEIDGSWVTYKPVGCSACNNGYKGRVGIYQVMPISEEIQRIILQDGSAPDIARQAKLEGVRSLRESGLQKVKLGLTSLEEVLAVTNE, encoded by the coding sequence ATGGCAGCTGTTGATACCGCACCCAAACAAGCCCCTGCAATCGCCCTTCCCGGTCTGGGGCGGGCGCTTATGTCTGCGGGCAAGCTGACCCAGCAAGCGGCGGAAGACATCTATAAAAAATCGCAGCTGAGCAAAACCAGCTTCATCGCCGAACTGACCGGATCGGGCGCAGTCTCCGCCAGCGATCTGGCCTATACCGTGGCCACCATGTTTGGCGCGCCCTTGCTCGATCTGGCCGCCATAGACCCTCTACGCCTGCCCAAGGAGTTGCTCGACGCCAAGCTCTGCCAGTCGTACCGCGTCCTGCCCCTGGCCAAACGCAACAACCGCCTGATCGTTGCTACCGCCGACCCGACAGACCAAGAGGCGGCAGAAAAAATCAAATTCACCACCCAAATGGGGGTGGACTGGGTCATTGCCGAGTACGACAAGCTCACCAAGCTAATCGAGGCCACCACAAAGAGCGTCAGCGAATCCATGGATACGCTGACCGCCGGGGGCGATTTCGAGTTTGGCGACATCCCGGTCGAGGAAGCCCAGGAAAGCAACGAGGCCGAGGCTGCCGGCGACGTGGAAGACGCCCCGGTCGTCAAATTTCTGCACAAGATGCTGCTCGATGCGTTCAACATGCGCGCCTCCGACTTGCACTTCGAGCCCTACGAGCACAATTACCGCGTGCGCTTTCGTATCGACGGCGAGCTGCGCGAAATCGCCTCACCGCCGATTGCCATCAAAGACAAGCTGGCATCTCGCATCAAGGTGATCTCACGCCTGGACATTTCTGAAAAGCGCATCCCGCAAGACGGGCGCATGAAGCTCAAGGTGGGCCCCGACCGCGTCATCGACTTCCGCGTCAGCACGCTGCCGACCTTGTTTGGCGAAAAAATCGTGATCCGTATTCTCGATCCGAGCAGCGCCAAACTGGGGATTGATGCACTGGGCTACGAGCCACAGGAAAAAGAGCGGCTGCTCGCCGCTATCAACCGGCCCTACGGCATGGTGCTGGTGACTGGGCCAACGGGGTCGGGCAAAACGGTGTCGCTCTACACCTGCTTGAACCTGCTCAACAAGCCGGGGGTGAACATCGCCACCGCCGAAGACCCGTCGGAAATCAACATGCCGGGGGTCAACCAGGTCAACGTCAACGAAAAAGCCGGCCTGACCTTTGCCGCCGCGCTCAAATCCTTCCTGCGCCAAGATCCTGACATCATCATGGTGGGCGAAATCCGCGACCTAGAAACCGCCGACATCGCCATCAAAGCCGCCCAAACCGGCCACTTGGTGCTCTCCACGCTGCACACCAACGATGCTCCGACCACACTGACGCGGATGCGCAACATGGGCATTGCCCCATTCAACATTGCATCGAGCGTGATCCTGATTACCGCACAACGCCTGGCCCGGCGCCTGTGCGCACAGTGCAAGGCACCCGCAGACATTCCGCACGAAGCCCTGCTCGAAGCCGGCTACAGCGACGCTGAAATCGACGGCTCCTGGGTCACCTACAAACCCGTAGGCTGTTCTGCTTGCAACAATGGTTACAAAGGCCGCGTTGGCATTTACCAGGTGATGCCAATTTCTGAAGAAATTCAACGCATCATCCTGCAGGACGGCAGCGCCCCCGACATCGCCAGACAAGCCAAGCTCGAAGGCGTGCGTTCTTTGCGCGAATCGGGGCTGCAAAAAGTCAAGCTCGGACTGACATCGCTTGAAGAAGTGCTCGCCGTCACCAACGAATAA
- a CDS encoding helix-turn-helix domain-containing protein, with the protein MRVPIHTVSDLGLALRATRKAQGVRGDDLAGAAGVGHVFLIDVEHGKDTVQLGRVLRLLDEAGLRLTVDVPTEAEPVFATLRTNGLRRAKRGQRVLADTDTDGATDGTASLSGSGTDE; encoded by the coding sequence ATGCGAGTCCCCATCCATACCGTTTCTGACCTCGGTCTCGCACTGCGTGCCACCCGCAAGGCCCAGGGCGTGCGCGGTGATGACCTGGCGGGAGCCGCCGGGGTGGGGCACGTATTTCTTATTGATGTGGAGCACGGCAAAGACACTGTCCAGTTGGGGAGGGTGCTGCGCCTTTTGGATGAGGCGGGCTTGCGCTTGACCGTGGATGTACCGACGGAGGCGGAGCCCGTTTTTGCCACTTTGCGCACCAATGGTCTGCGCCGAGCGAAACGTGGCCAGCGTGTGCTGGCCGACACCGATACCGACGGCGCGACAGACGGCACTGCATCACTGTCTGGGAGTGGGACAGATGAATGA
- a CDS encoding HipA domain-containing protein: MNDIAPGLPLVAERSERVRELLAEGIEPRVLVVLVNDREVGWLIDAKNIWAFEYSPDWRAAPDAFALSPGLPLATGVHLDGASSRPVQWYFDNLLPEEELLRILAREAKLEHTDAFGLLRHFGGESAGSLVLLDPGALAATQGLKPLPLSELSQRIRNLPQAAMTLNSPKRMSLAGAQHKMVVVLRENDPDKGIFEPLQGTASTHILKPDSPSSHYPSSVMNEYFTMRLAKAMGLDVPDVRLIHVPEPVYLVQRFDRTPAVNGDAVQREHIIDTCQLLNESRQVKYHNANLETLQLALRRCQSKTRARIQLFRWLAFNVLVGNGDNHLKNISFKVTAKGVELAPFYDLLCTGVYDAVVYAGADKAIWPKSELGVAMGPVSRFADVTVESLLQAGEALGLARKTAERELLTMKKDLASKAEALAQSIQQEAAARVQGMPAGDDKETAQATLGAEAQLLCAIQYIVIREMLTRLWPAS, translated from the coding sequence ATGAATGACATAGCACCCGGCCTACCGCTGGTCGCCGAGCGCAGTGAGCGCGTGCGTGAGCTTCTGGCAGAGGGCATCGAACCCCGTGTCCTGGTCGTGCTGGTCAACGACCGGGAGGTGGGCTGGCTGATAGACGCCAAGAATATCTGGGCCTTCGAGTACAGCCCTGATTGGCGCGCGGCACCCGACGCCTTCGCCCTGTCCCCGGGGTTGCCACTCGCCACAGGCGTACATCTGGATGGCGCTTCCAGCCGACCGGTTCAGTGGTACTTTGACAATTTGCTCCCCGAAGAAGAGCTCCTCAGAATCTTGGCACGGGAGGCAAAGCTCGAGCACACGGACGCGTTCGGGCTACTGCGTCATTTCGGCGGCGAGTCTGCAGGTTCGCTGGTGTTGCTTGACCCCGGTGCGCTTGCGGCGACCCAAGGTCTGAAGCCGTTGCCCTTGTCAGAGCTCAGCCAGCGTATCCGAAACCTGCCTCAGGCGGCGATGACTCTGAATTCGCCCAAGCGCATGTCGCTGGCTGGTGCGCAGCACAAGATGGTGGTAGTTCTGCGGGAGAACGACCCCGACAAGGGAATCTTCGAACCCCTGCAGGGCACCGCTTCCACGCATATCCTGAAGCCGGACTCCCCGTCGAGCCATTACCCCTCGTCGGTGATGAACGAGTACTTCACGATGCGCCTAGCCAAGGCCATGGGGCTGGATGTACCAGACGTGCGCCTCATCCATGTGCCCGAGCCGGTGTACTTGGTTCAGCGGTTTGACCGCACGCCTGCGGTAAACGGTGATGCCGTTCAGCGCGAGCACATCATTGACACCTGCCAGCTCCTGAACGAGTCGAGGCAGGTGAAATATCACAACGCCAATCTGGAAACTCTCCAGTTGGCGTTGCGCCGGTGCCAGTCCAAGACACGCGCACGCATTCAGCTCTTTCGTTGGCTCGCGTTCAACGTCTTGGTGGGCAATGGCGACAACCACCTGAAGAACATCTCTTTCAAGGTGACGGCCAAGGGGGTGGAGCTCGCCCCGTTCTATGACTTGCTTTGCACGGGCGTTTACGACGCCGTGGTCTATGCTGGGGCCGACAAAGCCATCTGGCCCAAGAGTGAGCTGGGCGTAGCCATGGGGCCGGTCAGCAGGTTCGCAGATGTCACGGTGGAGAGCCTGCTGCAAGCTGGAGAAGCTTTGGGCTTGGCGCGCAAGACCGCAGAGCGTGAACTGCTGACGATGAAAAAAGACCTGGCTAGCAAGGCCGAAGCACTGGCGCAAAGCATCCAGCAAGAAGCGGCGGCCAGGGTGCAGGGCATGCCTGCCGGTGACGACAAGGAAACGGCGCAGGCAACCTTGGGCGCCGAAGCTCAGCTGCTATGCGCCATCCAATACATCGTCATTCGAGAGATGCTGACGCGGCTGTGGCCAGCATCCTGA
- a CDS encoding polyprenyl synthetase family protein, whose amino-acid sequence MREVDRVIAERLSTSVPLIGQISHYIIAAGGKRLRPALLLLVCGALGYEGAQRFNLAAVVELIHTATLLHDDVVDESTLRRGRATANESFGNPASVLVGDFLHTRSFQMMVEAGSMRIMEILSAATNVIAEGEVMQLINMHDASLDEEGYLRVIRSKTAKLFEASAQLGAILANSNPTVEAACATYGQALGTAFQIIDDVLDYAGNSAEMGKNIGDDLREGKATLPLIAAMQRGTPAQAAIVREAIEQGSTESLDTVVTIVKETGALQVARAAAAAEAERAIAALQHLPTNPHAASLLQLAAQLLDRRH is encoded by the coding sequence ATGCGCGAAGTCGATCGCGTCATCGCCGAACGCCTGAGCACCAGCGTGCCGTTGATCGGCCAAATCTCGCACTACATCATTGCCGCTGGCGGCAAGCGCCTGCGCCCCGCCCTGCTGCTGCTGGTGTGTGGCGCCCTAGGCTACGAAGGCGCGCAACGCTTCAACCTGGCCGCCGTGGTCGAGCTGATTCATACCGCCACCTTGCTGCACGACGATGTAGTCGATGAATCCACCCTGCGCCGGGGCCGCGCCACGGCCAACGAGAGTTTTGGCAATCCAGCGAGTGTACTGGTGGGCGATTTTTTACACACTCGGTCGTTTCAGATGATGGTCGAGGCCGGCTCCATGCGCATCATGGAAATTTTGTCAGCTGCCACCAACGTCATCGCCGAGGGCGAGGTGATGCAACTCATCAACATGCACGACGCCTCGCTCGACGAAGAAGGCTATCTGCGCGTGATCCGCTCCAAAACCGCCAAGCTGTTCGAGGCCAGCGCACAGCTGGGGGCCATTCTCGCCAACAGCAACCCCACCGTGGAAGCCGCCTGCGCCACCTACGGCCAGGCGCTGGGCACGGCATTTCAGATCATCGACGACGTGCTCGACTACGCTGGCAACAGCGCCGAAATGGGTAAAAACATTGGTGACGACTTGCGCGAAGGAAAAGCCACCCTGCCCCTGATCGCTGCCATGCAACGCGGCACCCCCGCACAAGCCGCCATCGTGCGCGAAGCGATCGAGCAAGGCTCGACCGAATCGCTGGATACTGTCGTCACCATCGTCAAGGAAACCGGCGCCCTGCAAGTAGCCCGCGCCGCCGCCGCCGCCGAAGCCGAGCGCGCGATCGCAGCCCTCCAACATCTGCCAACCAATCCACATGCCGCAAGTTTGCTACAATTAGCGGCTCAGCTACTTGATCGACGCCACTGA
- the rplU gene encoding 50S ribosomal protein L21, which yields MYAVIKTGGKQYRVAVGEKIKVEQIAADVGQEIVIDQVLAVGNGAELKVGTPLVSGAAVKATVVAHGKHDKVRIFKMRRRKHYQKRQGHRQQFTELQIGAITA from the coding sequence ATGTACGCGGTCATAAAAACCGGCGGCAAGCAGTATCGCGTTGCTGTCGGCGAAAAAATCAAAGTAGAACAGATTGCTGCGGACGTTGGCCAGGAGATCGTGATTGACCAGGTTCTGGCTGTCGGCAACGGCGCTGAACTCAAGGTCGGCACGCCCCTGGTGTCCGGCGCAGCTGTCAAGGCCACGGTTGTGGCCCACGGCAAGCACGACAAGGTGCGCATTTTCAAGATGCGCCGTCGCAAGCACTATCAAAAGCGCCAAGGCCACCGCCAGCAGTTCACCGAACTGCAAATCGGCGCCATCACTGCTTAA
- the rpmA gene encoding 50S ribosomal protein L27 — translation MAQKKGGGSTRNGRDSKPKMLGVKAFGGELISAGSIIVRQRGTQFHPGNNVGVGKDHTLFALVDGHVSFATKGALNKHTVNVTPAA, via the coding sequence ATGGCACAGAAAAAAGGCGGCGGCTCTACGCGAAACGGGCGCGATTCCAAGCCCAAAATGCTCGGTGTGAAGGCCTTCGGCGGTGAGTTGATCAGCGCCGGTTCGATCATCGTGCGCCAGCGCGGCACCCAGTTCCACCCCGGCAACAACGTCGGCGTGGGCAAGGATCACACGCTGTTTGCCCTGGTCGATGGCCATGTGTCGTTCGCCACCAAGGGTGCGCTGAACAAGCACACGGTGAATGTGACCCCGGCGGCCTAA
- the obgE gene encoding GTPase ObgE — MKFVDEAYIDIAAGDGGNGCVSFRHEKYKEFGGPNGGDGGRGGHVYAVADVNLNTLVDYRYSRRHEAKRGEHGMGSDMFGAAGDDITLKMPVGTIITDAETGAVLYELLTPGERITIAKGGDGGFGNLRFKSAINRAPRQKTPGWSGERKSLKLELKVLADVGLLGMPNAGKSTFIAAVSNARPKIADYPFTTLHPNLGVVRVGSEQSFVVADIPGLIEGASEGAGLGHQFLRHLQRTRLLLHIVDLAPFDEAVDPVAQAKAIVGELKKYDEALYGKPRWLVLNKLDMVPGDERAAKVKDFVKRFKWKGPVFEISALTREGCEPLIKSIYQHVHAQQQIEQGVVEVDPRFVEQPAP, encoded by the coding sequence ATGAAATTCGTCGATGAAGCCTATATAGACATTGCCGCTGGCGATGGTGGCAACGGCTGCGTGTCGTTTCGGCATGAAAAATACAAGGAATTCGGCGGCCCCAATGGGGGTGATGGCGGGCGTGGCGGCCATGTGTATGCGGTGGCTGACGTCAACCTCAATACGCTGGTCGATTACCGCTATTCGCGCCGCCACGAGGCCAAGCGTGGCGAGCACGGCATGGGTTCGGACATGTTTGGTGCTGCCGGCGACGACATCACACTCAAGATGCCGGTGGGCACCATCATCACCGACGCCGAGACGGGTGCGGTGCTGTACGAGCTGCTGACCCCCGGCGAGCGCATCACCATCGCCAAGGGCGGCGATGGCGGCTTTGGCAACCTGCGCTTCAAGAGCGCCATCAACCGCGCACCCCGGCAAAAAACCCCGGGTTGGTCGGGCGAGCGCAAAAGCCTCAAGCTCGAACTCAAGGTGCTGGCCGACGTGGGCCTGCTGGGAATGCCCAATGCCGGCAAATCGACCTTCATCGCCGCCGTCTCGAACGCGCGCCCCAAGATTGCCGACTACCCCTTCACCACGCTGCATCCCAATCTGGGCGTGGTGCGCGTCGGGTCCGAGCAGAGCTTTGTGGTGGCCGATATTCCGGGCCTGATCGAAGGTGCCTCTGAGGGCGCGGGCCTGGGCCACCAGTTCTTGCGCCACCTGCAGCGCACGCGCTTGCTGCTGCACATCGTTGATCTGGCGCCGTTTGACGAGGCCGTCGATCCGGTGGCGCAGGCCAAGGCCATCGTCGGCGAGCTGAAAAAATACGATGAGGCGCTGTATGGCAAGCCGCGCTGGCTGGTGCTCAACAAGCTCGATATGGTGCCGGGCGACGAGCGTGCCGCCAAGGTCAAGGACTTCGTCAAGCGCTTCAAGTGGAAGGGGCCGGTGTTTGAGATCTCTGCCCTGACGCGCGAAGGCTGCGAGCCGCTGATCAAGTCCATCTATCAGCATGTGCACGCCCAGCAGCAAATCGAGCAGGGTGTGGTCGAGGTTGATCCACGCTTTGTTGAGCAGCCCGCGCCGTGA
- the proB gene encoding glutamate 5-kinase produces the protein MASNVLRDARRIVVKVGSSLVTNEGRGLDENAIGEWCRQLAALVQGDTSGRREVIMVSSGAIAEGMKRLGWATRPKEVHELQAAAAVGQMGLAQMYETKLREQGLGSAQVLLTHADLADRERYLNARSTLLTLLQLGVLPVINENDTVVNDEIKFGDNDTLGALVANLVEADALVILTDQKGLYTADPRKDPAAQFVHEARAGESALETMAGGAGSSIGRGGMITKILAAKRAAGSGASTVIAWGRERDVLLRLAQGEAIGTLLVAQTAKTQARKQWMADHLQLRGAVLVDAGAVAKLQGEGKSLLPIGMTAVEGEFSRGDVIAVRDSAGREIARGLANYASAEARLLCRKPSSEFESLLGYAAEPEMVHRDNLVLAPA, from the coding sequence ATGGCTTCGAATGTGCTGCGCGATGCCCGCCGCATCGTGGTGAAGGTGGGCTCCAGCCTCGTGACCAACGAGGGCCGGGGTCTGGATGAAAACGCGATCGGTGAATGGTGCCGCCAGCTCGCCGCCCTGGTGCAGGGCGATACCAGCGGGCGGCGCGAGGTCATCATGGTCTCCAGCGGCGCCATTGCCGAAGGCATGAAGCGCCTGGGCTGGGCCACGCGGCCCAAAGAGGTGCACGAGCTGCAGGCGGCTGCCGCCGTCGGCCAGATGGGCTTGGCGCAGATGTACGAAACCAAGCTGCGCGAGCAGGGCCTGGGCAGCGCCCAGGTGCTGCTGACGCACGCCGACCTGGCCGACCGCGAGCGCTACCTCAACGCCCGCTCCACGCTGCTGACGCTGCTGCAGCTGGGGGTGCTGCCGGTCATCAACGAAAACGACACCGTGGTCAACGACGAAATCAAGTTCGGCGACAACGACACCCTGGGCGCGCTCGTGGCCAACCTGGTCGAGGCCGATGCGCTCGTCATCCTCACCGACCAAAAGGGCCTGTACACCGCAGATCCGCGCAAAGACCCGGCGGCGCAGTTCGTGCACGAGGCGCGCGCTGGCGAGTCTGCGCTCGAAACCATGGCCGGCGGCGCTGGCAGCAGCATTGGCCGGGGCGGCATGATCACGAAAATTCTGGCCGCCAAGCGCGCGGCCGGTTCGGGTGCTTCCACCGTCATCGCCTGGGGGCGTGAGCGCGACGTGCTGTTGCGCCTGGCGCAGGGCGAGGCCATTGGCACCCTGCTGGTGGCGCAAACCGCCAAGACCCAGGCGCGCAAGCAGTGGATGGCCGATCACCTGCAGCTGCGCGGTGCCGTGCTGGTCGATGCCGGCGCCGTGGCCAAGCTCCAGGGTGAAGGCAAGAGCTTGCTGCCCATTGGCATGACGGCGGTGGAGGGCGAATTCTCACGCGGCGACGTCATCGCCGTGCGCGACAGCGCCGGGCGTGAAATTGCGCGCGGCCTGGCCAATTACGCCAGCGCTGAAGCCCGTTTGCTGTGCCGCAAGCCTTCGAGCGAATTTGAAAGCCTGCTCGGCTACGCCGCTGAGCCGGAGATGGTGCACCGCGACAATCTGGTGCTGGCACCGGCATAA
- a CDS encoding RNA pyrophosphohydrolase, translating into MLDRDGFRPNVGIILLNHKNQVFWGKRIRTHSWQFPQGGIDRGETPEQAMFRELHEEVGLQPQHVRLVARTRDWLRYEVPDRYIRRDARGHYRGQKQIWFLLQLTGHDWDLNLRATDHPEFDAWRWNDYWVPLDVVVEFKRGVYEMALTELARFVPRQDQRTRYLRSAMRSREYREPATNAPALSGLLRGGVLQPPPGLELPPGASFDPDPQTGSHEP; encoded by the coding sequence ATGCTCGACCGGGATGGCTTCAGGCCCAACGTCGGCATCATCCTGCTCAACCACAAGAACCAGGTATTCTGGGGCAAGCGTATCCGCACCCACAGCTGGCAGTTTCCGCAAGGGGGCATTGACCGGGGAGAAACCCCCGAACAGGCCATGTTCCGCGAGCTGCACGAGGAGGTCGGATTACAGCCACAGCATGTGCGCCTGGTTGCCCGCACCCGGGATTGGTTGCGCTACGAGGTGCCTGACCGGTATATCCGCCGCGACGCGCGCGGCCACTATCGCGGCCAGAAACAAATCTGGTTCCTGCTGCAACTCACTGGCCACGATTGGGATCTGAACCTGCGTGCCACCGACCACCCAGAGTTTGACGCCTGGCGCTGGAACGATTACTGGGTGCCGCTCGACGTCGTCGTCGAATTCAAGCGCGGCGTGTACGAAATGGCTCTGACCGAGCTGGCACGCTTCGTGCCCCGGCAAGATCAGCGCACGCGCTACCTGCGCAGTGCAATGCGCAGCCGCGAATACCGCGAGCCCGCCACCAACGCACCCGCCTTGTCCGGGCTGCTGCGCGGCGGTGTTTTGCAGCCCCCACCCGGGCTGGAGTTACCCCCCGGGGCCAGCTTTGACCCCGACCCACAAACCGGGAGCCACGAGCCCTGA